A window of Rhinolophus ferrumequinum isolate MPI-CBG mRhiFer1 chromosome 23, mRhiFer1_v1.p, whole genome shotgun sequence genomic DNA:
TCGCACTGCTGGGTGCAGAGGTCGGAAATCTGCTTCCTTCACAAGCTCTCCAGATGGTTCTTACGTTCTTTGAAGtttgaaaacacatttccagTCTAGGGAACCCAGAATTAAGTAGTAAGAGACAATGTGTTTTATGTTTACACAATGCATCTTGTTATTTATAACAGAGGTTAACTGTTGACTGAGAGAGTGACCAGCTTTTCTTTGGCCCAAGGTCCAGATGTATCTCTGTGAAGGGAATTCTGCAGGGACTTCAAGCCAGTGTGTGGAACAAGGAGGAAGACCTGGGGCCTGTGAGCTCCCAAGAACCCTACTCAGTGtctggagaagggaggggaaagctCCCCCACCATTTCCTAGAGTCCATATAAAAGGAAAGCATGAGCAAAGGACCAGGGGCCTGATAAGCATTACTGggtgcttgctatgtgccagatactgctAACTGGTTTCCCTGCTTCACCACCTGAATCCTTGGGGCAATCTGGTCAATGATTACCcccctttacagatgaagaaacagatcaGAGAGGCCAAATAATGTGCTTAGGACACAGTTAGTGAGCATAGGGCATAGGGATGTTACAGTATGTGACCCTGTGTGCAATGTGAACGAACCCAGGAAGTCTGAGTTAAAAAGGAGATGACCTGGATGGAACTGGAAGAGAACAGTAGGTATTTGGGACTGGCCAGAGCGTGCAGTGAGAAGGAACAGCAGGATACCAGGCATATAGGCCACTCACAGATAGCCTTGTGAGTGACCGGTCCTCCCAATGGGGTTGACAGCCCCACATGGGTTTGACAGAGCTTATTACCCTCGAGCCTACCAGCCCCATCCTCGGTAGCTACCCTTCCTGGTTCTAGCAACTGTGGTGACAGTGGCCAGGGTGGGGTGGCTGAAGAACCATGCAGAGGATGTAGGGACTAGGTCACTTAGGTTAGCTGGGTTGGTTGGCCTCTGGGGCCTGTTCTCAGATATTTAGTCCTTTTCCAACCACAACGCTTTTTCAGGGTCACAGCACAGATCCAGAAGAGACTCTTCTTAAAGGTACAGAGGTCAAAGAGCCTCCAGAATCAGGTAGAGagcaaggaaaaggaagcagggaCTCTACTCCTCACTTCTCAAAGTATATTGTCTTTGTATCCTATAGCCTTGCTAAACTCACCGATTTGTTCTAGTGTCTTTTTTGTAGcttccttagaattttctacatatatgatcaaattatttataaatagtttatttttcaatccatataccttttgtttttcttgccttattacacTAGCTAGGACCTCTAGTACAAAGAGTGAAGTGGTGAGAGAACAGTTTTGCTTTATTGTCAGCGTCAACAAAAATTCCCAGAAGTGTGGAAAAGGAGAGCCTTTATTCAGGTGaaacagtttgcaaaccaggGAAACACAGGCTCCAGTGGAAACTGAAAGTGCGCTCTGCCAAGATAAAGGGGAGGCCACCTTTTATGGAGAAGGTTCCTAATTGGTccaattttatgcaaatgagtTTTCCAAATTCTACATACCTGCTCGGTCAGTATCATGCATTCTGATTGGTTGGTATaaatgcaaatgaggatataattgtgcagttctgattggatggGACAGATCTCAGTCCATTGGTCAAAGGAGGAACCTGGGGCTTCCCAGCAGTGACTGACTCAGTATAAACAAGCAGGGCATAGTGTGAAAAGCCAAGAATTCAATCTGAGGTTCTTCCCAGTATACAGAGTATGTGAGGACCCCTGTCGGCAAATGGGCCCTCGGTTGACCATGGGGAGTCCATTTTAACAGATAAATTCCTTCTCAGGGTCCACACCAATCTTAGAAGGAAAACTTCAGCCTTTCCCATTAAAGTATGATATTACTGTAGATTTTTCAGATGTTCTGTGTCGGGTTGAGAGGATGTACCTCTCTGTGGCATGCAGAATAATAGCCCCCCGAAAGATATTCAGGttttaatccctggaacctgtgaagtAAATTTATAGatgtaattattttgagatgATATTATCATGGATTATCCAGATAAACCCAATGAAATCACAGGCATCTTtgcaagagggaggcaggagagtcagagtTTGAGAGACATTGGCATATGccatgctgctggctttgaagatggagaaaggaccATGAGCTAAGGAATGCAGGTAGTTTCTAGGAACTTGAAGGCAAAGAAATTGATTCTCCTGTAGAGCCTGCAGAAGCAGCATAGAACTGCTGACACATTGATTTGATTTCAACagtttagtggcttaaaacaacacagatttacagttctggagatcatAAATCTGAAATAGATTTTACTGAACTTGCAATAGGAAACATTACACCTTCTATtcatagttttctgttttgtggaAGGgttggtgttgaattttgtcaaattgatttttctgcatttctccaggtgatcatatttttcttctttattctacGAATACAGTAACTTACACTGATGTTCAATTTTTAGATCAACCTGTATTCCTGGGATAAAGCCACTTTGGTCataatgtattatcctttttatatttgctggattcagtttgctaacagtttttaaagaattttttaaatctgtgtatatgagggatattggtctattggtttttttgtaatgtttttttctggtttttatatCAAGGTAATGCTAGCCTGGGaggggaagtgttccctcctcttatATTTAAGAGTTTGTgtaaaattggtattatttttttaaattaaagtttattggggtgacaattgttagtaaagttacatagctttcagctgtacaattctgtattacatcatctataaatcccactgtgtgttcaccacccagagtcagttctcccattaccatatatttgcgtatttcttttgtaaatgtttgatagaactcactagtgaagccatctggactgCTTTCTTTGTGGAAAGTTTGAAAATTATGAATCTAATTTCTGTAACCGATACAGGGCTAttcaaaatttctctttcttgtgtcagttttggtaatttgtcttGTAAGGAATTGTCTGTCTCATCCAAGTTGTAGAATTTACATATTCTTAATAAAGTTGCTTGTAATGTGCTCTTATTAACGCTTTTTAATGTGGGTAGGATCTATAGTGATGTCCCCccttcattcctgatattggtaatttgtgtgttcttttatttttcttccttgatcaATCTAGTTTGAGGTTTATCAATgttatcaatcttttcaaagaatcagcatttggtttgatttttctccattgttttccgttttatttttgctttgtctttgtttctttctacttaattctttttctagcttcttaaggtggaagcttaatttattttagacctttcttcaattttaagcatttaaagctaCAACTGTATCTTAGCTGTACTGACTTAGCTGAActcacaaatttttgttttatttaaaaatattttcaaattttgcttGTGATTTCTTCTTCGATCCCTATGTTATTTCCAAGTATTTGGGGATTGTGCAGgtatctttttgttattataatttataatttcattctgttgtggtcagagaacatacctTTAATGAtctcagtctttttaaatttgtttttatggcCCAGTCTATAGTCTATCTCGAATATTTCAtgtgttcttaaaagaaaatgtgtattgtTGACGGGTGCAGTGCTGTTTATTAAGTCAAGTTGGTTGATTGTATTGTACAAGTCTTCTATAGGCTTCTTGATTTTCTGTCCTATCTCAAGCACTGAGAGAGGAATGTTGAAATCTCCAGTTATAATTATGGATGgctattttttctattaatattgtccattttgcttcatatattttgaatctCTATAGTTGGGTGCATACAAATTCAGGATTTTTATGTCTTGATATGTCCCCCATATCTCTGGTAATATTCATGGTCTTGAATTCTACTTGGACACCATTATAACCACTCCAGTTTTCCTATGATCAATGTTTGCACAATACATTCTTGTTTACTTTTAGCCTGTGTTTTAATATTCAAAGTGTGTTTATCATATAGTTGggtcttactttttaaaatccaatttgaaaatctctgccttttaattggagtgtttagaTCACGTCAAAATAAATGCTTCCTAAAACTGAGCCATGCCTGTGGTTTGGGATTCACTCCTGCCTTTTTGTTGGCATTCAACAGGGAAAGGTTAAGTGACAGGGTCAgtgccttttccttcttccaggtTCTCTgacacagttttctcatctgtaaagtgggcataattgtacctacctcataaggtggTTATGAGAATTAGATGAGATAATCCGTATAGAGCACACagtaaggactcaataaatgaAAGCCACAGATAGCTTTAGATCATTAGATTATAGcaataacagaatattatttcACTAAGCACCCTCTTCCCATTTGGCTTTGATGAAGTGTTGACTTAAGAAATGAATCCCATTTTAGAGTTATCAAGTGCTCCCAGATGTATCCTTATCTGCTGGAAACTCTTAGAGGCCTGTATattatgattttactttttttttcctctgttcatttttcaacTATGTGCTTTCCTTGTCTAGTCAAgtctttttgtaaaaattaaaatttttgttgaaagctgTCAAACTGTAAACTTTAAACGTGTgcattttattatagcaaaacTGGAAAAATTCTGTCACATACAtcaatgtatataatatacatatgtaggTTAAAGACTAATAAGAAAACCAACATCCAGGGGCCCACTTACCAGCTTAAGAAATTGTACAATAACAATCCTTTTGAAGCCCCTTCCATGATTCACTGTTAATCattcagttattttcttcatagctctGCCATACATGTATCTCTATGCAATAGTCATGACTGCCTTTGACctttatttaaatagaatcatactGAATGTATGCTTCAGTGACTTGCTGCTTCTGCTTgttatttttaaggtttatctGTGCTTATATGTGTAGTGGTTATTAActtttattgctgtgtagtattaCATTCTATAATGCACCATTCTGTTGAGTGCATATGGGCTATTTGCAGCTTTGGGCTTTTccaaacaatgctgctatgaatattcttgttcGTGCATTTCCAAGGTAACATGCTGGGGTGGCACTGCTGGGCTCTGAGGTATGTGCACATTCCACTACTTAATGCCAACTGTTTCCCAAGTGGCTTGTACTAGTTCATCTTTTCACCAGCAGGGTAAgagagttcctgtttctccacatccttactgATATCTATTGACACATTTTCCACATTCTAACACTTCTGCCCACTTGAGTCTTTATAATAACAGCCAACATTTAATAGTCACTTAAATTGTGCCAGACTCTGTCCTGTGGGCCATGTGCGTcgtctcatttcatcctcacgaGAGCCCTATCTGTGATGAATGTGGGCTCATTTATGACCAAGACAGCAAGTCTCTGTCCGTCCCCGGCCCACTTCCCTTCCGTCTGGGCCCATGGCGATTCTCTGTGGCCACctcatctcttcttcctcccaacctgggtggggctgggtcccAGCAGGGCCCCAGTCCCACCTTGGACCCTTTCCTCCTCAGGCTGTTATTCCCTGTCCATCCGCCTCAGCCGCCCTGCATCCTGGGACCGGATCAGACACTACAGGATCCAGCGCCTTGACAATGGCTGGCTGTACATCTCACCACGCCTCACCTTCCCCTCCCTGCAGGCCCTGGTGGACCATTACTCTGGTACGGCCCTTCCCCGCCTCTGTGAGAAGACGGGGCTGTGAGGTCTTGGGGGAGCAGACAGTGTGCCCTTACGATACTTTACCTGCTCAAGAATATCCAGACAGATGGAAGAGGGGCCACCCCTATCTTCATGCCAGTCCCCGTGCCAAGAAACACAGGCTGGGAGCCGTCTTCACCCCATGCCCTGACAGCACAGACCTCCTGTGTGAGCGCAGGCCAGTCACTCACCCACTGCTGTGGTTCCGAGGCAAAGCCCCCAGTGGCAGGTACAGTTCTCTCCCAAGAAACCAGGCCCAGAGCTATTGCTGTTGTAGAATTCAGTTGATTCTCAGCATTTTCTGGTGCTTGTCCTCCAGTGACAGGCACTGGAGGATGTAGTCACTAGGGCACAGTGTCAAGGGGCAGAGAGGAAACGGGGGAAACTGATCAGGGGTTTTCTGAAGGCTTGCTCATGCGGTAGATACTGACAGTACAAGTAGAGATTGAACATTCcttagctttcttctttttttttaaattggggaacagtgtgtttctccagggcccatccgctccaagtcattgtccttcagtctagctgtggagggtgcagctcagctccaagtccagtcgccgttttcaatggtagttgcagggggcacagcccaccatcctatacagaaattgaaccggtaaccttgtttttaagagctcgcgctctaaccagctgagccatctggccgccccagctttcttcttcttgaagCACTTTCCTACCCAGAAACTGGGCTCAGAAAGGCCCATCAACTTACCCCAAATCGTAGTAAATTAAATCTCCCAAAACCTAGCCCAGAATGACCTGACTGCATCTCAGCCTCCAGGAGACCAACAGCTTGGGGCTCGTGCCCTGTCACTTTTTAGACCATGCCACCACGTGCCAAGTGTGTAAAGCTTTCGGCGTTAAGGGTGGGGGCTGTGGTCAGCCAGGTCAGGGTTCTGGGTCTCCCCCGCAGAGCTGGCGGATGACATCTGCTGCACCCTCAAGGAGCCCTGTGCCATGCGTAGAGCTGTCCTAATCCCTGGCAAGGACATCCCCCTTCCTGTGACTGTGCAGAGGACGCCCCTCAACTGGGAAGAGCTAGACAGGTAAGAGGACCCCTAGAACATGAAGGTGGGACTGAGGTGGAACGCCTCCCCTGGGGAACCCAGAATGAGCCTGTCACCTTCAGGAACACTGGGGGGCCAGTGAGCACTGGTTGAGCTCACAGAGGCCAGCCCCGGCTCAGCAGGTGTGTAAGGGGCTGGCAGGGaggaaagcagccatggacacGGGGCATGCGTGGACACCACGGCGGCCAGCATGGAAGGGAGGTCAGGCAACATGGGACAGAAGAGACAGTCCCAGTCCTGAGTGGAGAAGTCAAGCTGGGGTTTGATACGACAGGGAACAGGGAGCCATGAGTTTTCCAGCACGAGTGACGTGAAAAACGGCGAACCGTGTGGTGAGTGCAGGGAGGATGAGGCTCCTTGACCCGGCTCTTTTCCCCTCTGCACAGCTCCCTCTTGTTCTCTGAAGCATCTGCCACAGGGGAGGCGTCTCTCCTCAGCGAGGGGCTCCGGGAAGCCCTCAGCTCCTACATCAGCCTGACTGATGACATCTCCTTGGACGATGCCAAAGCCCCAAGCAGAGGCCGAAAGGGGAACCAAGGCTGCAGCACCTAGAATCCAACTCAGCTCAGCCTGACTGAGCACCCCAGAGGCGAGACTGTACACTGagtgaggggagggcagggacagAGGCACATTCAGGTCCCCCTgtatcctctgcttcctctcagCCCTAAGAAGTCACTCACGTCCTCCCCTAAGCAAACAGCCATGTAGTGATTAAATGGAAAgttgcttcttaaaaaaaaaagtcactaagCTCCTCCTAGTACCATGACCCACCTGCAACCTCTAGTTCAAGTACAGACCAGTTGAGAGTGGGGCCAGAGATTAATCCCAAGAGATTAACCTTCCTCTGGGGTCGGATGTCGTGCCTGAGTTTGGGATTTCCAGTCCCACCTTTCAGCCCTGCCAGCCGAGTCCCATTCAAACCCCTCCTCCCAATGCTAACCAGCCTCACCCACCAGGTAGAAACAACCACCagcatcagagaagaaaaaatcatttaaagaatAGTTACACATGTCACTTGGATGACTACCTTAGAAGGTAGGGCTGTGGCCTAGAAGGGACTGGAAAGCAGAGGGGTGGATGGTTCACCACAGCAACAGAACCTGCGCTGTCCTGCCTCCCCCTGACCCCAGAGCAAAGAGAAGGATCTCTGACAGTCCAGGTTCTCAAATGTCCCCATCTAACCCCTCTGGACAGTTGTAGCTCTCAGATCTGTTTCATTTTGTGGCTTATTATTCAGACCTGGCCAAGCCTTAACCAGCTACAGTGCCTTGCCATCTTGTGGCCAAATGCAACATGACATCTTCTGAGCCTAGCGCACTGCGATGGGGTCAGTCATGTGTGGTTCTCAGtgctgggcagggcacagggcaTCAGAAATGACAAGCCCTCTCTCCACAAAGCCAGAAAAGGAACAAGGTCTGGCTGGAGCtgctgggagcagggagaggaaaagggaagatggctgggggtgggagggcaccCCCTCTGGTGTTTCCACTAGGTTCTCAGGCAAGAGGTGAGGTGGGAAAGGCTTTACCAGGTATATCAACAGGTTGTCCATTAAAGATCTGATTTATTCAAGTATCTGAAAACATTCTACAATGGAAACTGATGTTAGATGCTGCTTGTACTGTGCTATGAACCATGCACATACTGCCACACTGTTTCAGAAGACTTGAAATGCCACTGAGAGTTTAAAAACTGTACACCTGATGGAGAAGTGAGGAAGACAATTTAATGTTTCATCCGGATCCAGAGGTGCATCAAATTAAACAACAGCTCCAGTCGGCAAACAGGCTTCTTGATGGTATCCAAGAAGGAATGGCTGTGATAGACAATTGAGAAATACTTCCCCAAAGGTGGatggttctttaaaaagtttcagGTCACAACCCTTGCCGAAAACACTGACGCCCAACACCCTGATTCTTGGTCCAGGAAACACGGGTCTTCCAGGTTCCACGTGGCGGGGGCGGCCCGATGCTCATGTTTCTGTGCCGTAAGTAGGAGGATTCTTCGGGCCGGACGAGGAGCAGTGGGACTCCGCCATCAGTCATAGTGGATGGCTGTGTAGAAAATGATCCAGATGACCTAGAAAGGAGAAAATCAATGTGCACAGGTCCCCTGGTCAGGGCAGGCCCCGCCACTATACCACAAAACACAAATGTCAGAGAAGAACGTGTGCACAGTGGGTTTCCCAGGGGCTAGCCAATGAATCATCTGCTTAGGGACTTAAATAACATCACGGAAACCAAGCTGTCTCTAACAGAGCCCAGGACCACCCACCTGTGCTCCCAAAGGGACCCCAAGAAGCCTCTCCTCCCACCAAACAGCAACCCGAGCGCCAGGGAGTGGAGTTAGAGATGTGGAAACGATACAGGAAAGCAGACTGTACTGCTGGTACAGGTTGGGATTAGCAACAAGTGTGAAAACAGAACCATCGTCATGCCCTGTCAGCGCCATATCAAATAAAAGCAGATTCTCAAAACTGGCTGTCCACTGCATCTCCGGGGACctttcaaaatacatatatatacatgcccAGGTGCCATCTCccagaggtttttattttattggttttggcTAAggtctataaattttaaaaaatgagatataatttatgttccataaagtatacaattcagaggcttttattatattcacagaGGTGTGCAAACACCACCATTAACTGATtctggaatattttcatcaccctcaaAAGAAAGTACGTTCCCATTATCAgttctttcccctttcccctcccccacagctaCTGGCAACCACTTATCAAACTTTTTGTATGTATGAATTTGcccattctggatatttcacatacatggaatcattcaacatattttgtctggattctttcacttagcatgatgttttcaagattcatccatattgtaccCCACCTGTCAgtacttcttcattcctttttatggccaaataatactcTGTATGGGtatacaacattttatttattgattcatcaGGTGATGACTgtactttttgactattataaataatgctatgaatatactttaaaatgtttcctggGTGTTTCTAATAGgcagccagagttgagaatcAGCTGTAGAGCTGACAATGGGCCCTGGAGTGGCTCTCCACAGGGAGACTGTACCGTGTATCACCCACCCCTTTTGGGACAGTATGACTCAAGAGTGGACCTGCCCTCCAGCCTCAGGATTGTGAAAAATGGTACCCCAATCACACAGTGTAACTCAATCAGCAGGCTCCCCGTGTGACTCATGAAATGCTACATGCTGTAAGACTCAGCTACACATACCATGAACAAGGCGAAAGATGTCATAAACCCTTCTTTCGTGAGCTCCCACGTGCCGCCATATTCTTCCTCGTCTATCTGTAGGTAGTTGCTGAAGTAGAGGTACAGGACTCCTGCATTGATCAGGCAGAATCTGGAGAGGACAGGCACCAAACAAGACTCAGGACTCCTGCCACCACGGTCCAGCTCTACCAAGGGACTCACTGTTGCAATTAACTAGTTCTGTTACAAGGCAAGTGAAATAATACATGGAAACACCTAGGCCCTCAAGCGAGCTGCCCATTGGCTGAGCTAGAGACTTTAAAGAAGGAACAACTAAGTCTTTCTAGATGGCCAgccaaagcaaaaaagaaaataaaaaggagacatAAATTCTCCAAGCCCCCTAGAAGTAAGAGAATGGCTGCTGAGCCATCCTAAATAGGACAGTATCTGACATGGGTCTCCAAGTAGctccagctggggtgggggtggctgcgGGACAAGCACAT
This region includes:
- the SLA2 gene encoding LOW QUALITY PROTEIN: src-like-adapter 2 (The sequence of the model RefSeq protein was modified relative to this genomic sequence to represent the inferred CDS: deleted 2 bases in 1 codon) yields the protein MGSQPSRGKTLPSPSPSVHEQYPMPVPAERSKATAVALGSFPVGEKAELSLRLGEPLTVISEDGDWWTVLSEVSGREYSIPSVHVAKISHGWLYEGLSREKAEELLLLPGNCGGAFLIRESQTRRGCYSLSIRLSRPASWDRIRHYRIQRLDNGWLYISPRLTFPSLQALVDHYSELADDICCTLKEPCAMRRAVLIPGKDIPLPVTVQRTPLNWEELDSSLLFSEASATGEASLLSEGLREALSSYISLTDDISLDDAKAKQRPKGEPRLQHLESNSAQPD